A genome region from Acinetobacter lwoffii includes the following:
- the gspN gene encoding type II secretion system protein N, protein MSSKPKTLRWLILALVAFFIFVVLQVPAAWLILKFYKNNQTLHNVNGNIWQGSADWKKGNLRGSLNWKVRPLDLLLLRVGAHVDLHSGNTQLSGIMAYGLNKSLIVKNLEGQIAPETLKKLADWQWPSTAIQFKDLDFKYKKEQGFSQVDGQMQWAGGELIYTFAQRQERMNVPAMTGKLADESGQLLVDVRDSRDQRMLNIKLDPSLMLDIQLTQRFLMNAPSYEGKAGLDTYVISTRQPLMGGLN, encoded by the coding sequence ATGAGCAGTAAACCGAAAACTTTAAGATGGTTGATCCTTGCTCTTGTTGCATTTTTTATTTTTGTCGTATTACAAGTGCCAGCGGCCTGGTTAATTTTAAAATTTTATAAAAATAATCAGACTTTGCATAATGTAAACGGAAATATCTGGCAGGGAAGTGCGGACTGGAAAAAAGGCAATCTTCGGGGCAGTCTGAACTGGAAAGTACGGCCTCTGGATTTGCTGTTGCTGCGGGTTGGGGCACATGTGGATTTGCATAGCGGCAATACCCAGCTTTCCGGGATCATGGCTTATGGTCTGAATAAGTCTTTGATTGTCAAAAATCTTGAAGGGCAGATCGCGCCTGAAACTCTAAAAAAACTTGCAGACTGGCAATGGCCGAGTACTGCGATTCAGTTTAAAGATCTGGATTTTAAATATAAAAAAGAACAGGGTTTCAGTCAGGTGGATGGGCAAATGCAATGGGCGGGTGGTGAGCTGATTTATACCTTTGCTCAGCGTCAGGAACGCATGAATGTACCCGCAATGACTGGAAAACTCGCAGATGAAAGCGGACAGCTGTTAGTTGATGTTCGGGATAGTCGCGATCAACGCATGCTGAATATCAAGCTTGATCCGAGTCTGATGCTGGATATTCAGCTCACCCAGCGCTTTTTAATGAATGCGCCTTCTTATGAAGGTAAAGCCGGATTAGATACCTATGTGATCAGTACCCGCCAGCCCTTAATGGGAGGCTTGAACTGA
- a CDS encoding type II secretion system protein N — MAVSLNDLKNIELKQINRAAPVILLLLILYLCWKLAALFWLLIAPPQAMQLDRVELGSQQAQIPNISAFSLFQEVGQSTGVIETANIILQGVVVASPSYNSSAVLKINDQVDRYRVGEMLANSGFELAEVYWDRVILRRSTGATQEVLFKGLENGLNQPIVPETSASSSSMPAMPSNSGMPEQPSPQNEIGRAIQQMQENKDQYLQNMGVSAADGSYEVTSRTPAALRNRLGLRPGDRILSLNGQTLSQGQTEAQLLEQARREGQVKLEIKRGDQVMTIQQDLK, encoded by the coding sequence ATGGCAGTTTCTTTGAATGATTTAAAAAATATTGAACTGAAACAGATCAATCGTGCTGCACCTGTGATTTTGTTGCTGCTCATTCTGTACTTATGCTGGAAGCTGGCGGCTTTGTTCTGGTTGCTGATAGCTCCACCCCAAGCCATGCAGCTGGATCGGGTTGAACTGGGCTCGCAACAGGCACAAATTCCGAATATCAGTGCATTTTCACTGTTTCAGGAAGTAGGGCAGTCTACGGGTGTGATTGAAACGGCCAATATCATTTTACAAGGGGTGGTGGTTGCCAGTCCAAGTTATAACTCTTCTGCTGTACTGAAAATTAATGATCAGGTCGATCGTTACCGTGTCGGGGAAATGCTAGCCAATAGCGGTTTTGAGTTGGCTGAAGTGTATTGGGATCGGGTTATTTTACGTCGATCCACAGGTGCTACTCAGGAAGTCTTATTCAAAGGTCTGGAAAATGGCTTGAATCAGCCGATTGTGCCGGAAACATCAGCCTCTTCAAGTTCAATGCCTGCTATGCCTTCTAATAGTGGTATGCCTGAGCAGCCTTCGCCACAGAATGAAATTGGTCGGGCCATCCAGCAGATGCAGGAAAATAAGGACCAGTATTTACAGAATATGGGGGTGAGTGCAGCAGATGGAAGTTATGAAGTGACTTCACGGACGCCGGCTGCACTGCGTAATCGTCTGGGTTTAAGACCAGGCGACCGGATTTTGTCTTTAAATGGCCAGACGCTGAGCCAGGGACAGACCGAAGCACAATTACTGGAACAGGCCCGACGTGAAGGTCAGGTCAAACTCGAAATAAAACGTGGTGATCAGGTGATGACCATACAACAAGATTTGAAGTGA